In Scleropages formosus chromosome 6, fSclFor1.1, whole genome shotgun sequence, the genomic stretch TACATGCCCACTAATGTGAAGCAGACATCATGATTTGGACCAGGGCAAGACTTCAACAGcacacattttaacaaagcaAGGCAAGTGAACGGCATTACTTGTTAAAACTCTGTCACACACATAGAGATCACCCATTACCAGTTCTTCACTCTTGTGCACTCAAACAGTACACCAGCATGAATGAAGAGGACACTACAAAGCCAAAgtataaaaagcaaacaaccTCTACTCATGTGACAAAAAGGGGAGGGCTAAAAACTTAAAACAGCTGTTCACCATAGATGAAGGACCAATAAACATCTCCCTTCACTGTTTTCAGATGAACACAAAACTGGTCCAATTGTTCAAGAGCTAAAGTTTCTGTGCAGTGTATACAGTTAGGGATGGAGCAGATAAATGCACTGTCACGTTAGAGGATGTAGACCTTTCCACCTTGCACCAAAAATACCAGACGTCCTACAGCAAACCCCTCTGTCCTGAACTTAGATGAACCTGGAGCACTACAGAAGCTTTGTGGTCAATCCTTCATACTTCAAGCAAACCGTGGGAGTACTGGAAAGCTTCAGATCACACATGATTAGTATttacagttttgtgtgtgtgtctaaacgTTTAATGGTACATGGCTGAGGGTGGGGGAGAGAGGAAAGAGATGAGGATGACGACCTCGGTCCCGCAGTAGCAAAAACACAGACTGTCCCCTCTCACCTCTCCCCCGAATCCAGGCTCCACACAAACACTTGACATGGTGTAAATGTGGGTATGCGTGTGTATCCGTGTGTGAGGGGGCCTTGGGGAGAAGCCCAGTCGTTTGTCAGCAGTGGGAGCGGGCGGTCGTGGAGGGGGTCTCCATATTTGGTGTGGAAAGTTACCTCCTGCACAGAGCGTGCGGCCGGCTTGTCTTGGTGGTTGGCCAGTATGAGGAAGGGGAGTGTGCAGAGCTGGGGGTGCTGCAGGGCAGAGTGGAGCTCGGTCCGCGCCgcctccaggtcctcctctgAGCAAGCGCTGTCCAGGACGAAGATCACCCCCTGGGACCCCTGGTAGTAGCGGCTCCAGTATTTCTTGATAGTGTCAGCTCCTAAAAGATACCCAGGAGTGACATGTCCTAATTTGGACCAGATGCCATTTATTCCATAGCTTTATCCTAACAATGTTATAGTTTTTTGTTATATTGCTTACATGATGCTCCCATCCAAATCAACCTTAAAATGGCGTGACTGTTACGGGGCACCTCCTAGTacttgaactgacaaccttGAAGTTACAAATTTCTAACATTAGCCAACACAAAAGGTTGTGGACCAATATTTTAAACTTGCTTGTTACTGATTTACAAGTTAGAACAAGCTACAAATGTAGTGCATTGGATGCAATTTAAGCGATCTGAACTTCTCAAAGTGAGCAAAAATCTGAATGAAGTAAGGAGGAGATCATTACATTTTTACCCCAAAGCTAATTCCAATCAGGTACAATCACAAGTCTATATTCCAAACATCTGTCATGACTCAGTTTAAATGAACACTGACAACCTCATTCTCAACTCCGTCCGTTTAGTGAAATAACAATAGAGACCAGGGATTTTGGCTTTGCTATTTATTTACTGCCTGGAGCAAATCATCTATCACAATGCTGACCCCACTCTTTTCCAAGCACACTTGTCAGTGTTGTCTCTGCATGAATTATTTACATGATGTCACTGAACCTGGAAATATTCACCATCTAATGATAAATCTATCCCACATCTGATTTTACTTTAGGCAATGATAAGAGCAGccataaatgcaataaataaaaattattctaaaATGCTTATTGAAAAGTATATCTGCATCTCTTAAACAGTAATTTTCAAAccaagggtgggggggggggggggggactattTTGCAAGATGTTTCCCTGCCACAGTGGTAGATCTCCATACTCCATACATTTCTTGGTGAGGAGTTTTTATGAATCTCAAACTGTATAACTGAGACATACTTCCTAAGTAGAATGTTTATATCCGCAACAACTTTCACCAAGTAAAGTGTTCAGTCGGGGAATCACAATTTCCTGAAGCTACTGAATCAGCTGAATATCGTGATGACTTTAGTAAAGTGCGACGTTTGCCCACCTCTGTTTACACTGGTGAGCAAACGTGAACTCCTTGGTTGGGACATCTATACATCACTGACATTTTTCCAGCTTCTCATTCCTGCCACCTACTGGCTCCGAACAAAATTCCGTAATACTGCCAAAATAACACACATCTCTAAAGTTTCTTCAAAGGTCTTCTTGggcggggggaaaaaagtctttCTCCTTATACACGGATGGATAGAAACTTTATAGAACCTGAAGGAAACTGCACGAGGTTGCAGAAAAATACACCGAACAAGGTATCTGCAGTAGACATGGAACAGGTGGATATCACGCTCAGGTAACAGTGTGAAAATGAACGAGGTAGTACAGACAGCTCGGCTGGAGAAGCGTACTTCTGGAAAGGTCTCTAGGGACCACAATTAGAGCACTGCAGTACTCTGTCCGAGACCTTGTGACCGAAGAGCGAAGTACACTTTGTCATGACAGGACTGTAAAAAGGTACAAGAGCAAGGAATACTCATGTAAcaccaaaattattttttcactgaCGAGTATTGCAATTCCTGAACAAATGATGAGCTGGTAAAGTGCTGCAAGATATTTAACATCCATTCATACACATCTGAATGATGAACCCAAATGAACCCCCAGAATGCATTGCAAGTTCACATTCTGATCTTAAAGGCATTTCCAGAAAGatgttgcaattttttttcaatgacaATTCTTACCTATGACTCAAAGTCAGACACCTGCGACTGCTCAGTTTCACTGTCTCTTCATTAAAAGAGACCTTGACTTTGCTAATAAATCACAACCAGCTGACTACTTTGGTATTCAACAGCtaatctttattattattcatgtaaTATGAAACTAATCCTTTAATGAGAAAGGAGTTTTAGCAAGCATACCATTAAGTGTGCTGAAATGGGATTCATTTAGCATGAAGCCATAAAGACTGAAGTGTACTAAAGTTTATTTAGAGCAAGGCAATACGAAAATGTACATTAATCATTTCAATATCACACTGAAATATGCTCTATGTACTACATAGGCAGAGGGATTTaactaactactatgccacctgctgctctgtacAATAGCCACTGAAGAATATGTAACCAAGATTTACTTTCCTAATCTCAGGCAACTAGGACCAAACAAGTATAAACACAATTTTATACTGACCtcataatattaacaatatatttaaaggAAAGTGTAGACTGACACATATATTGAGTAATGTACACCTTGCTAATGACATCTGCAGGCCACCAGGGTATTTAACCAGGTCGGAACTGTACAAACATTACATTATGATACAGGTGGTTCGTATTAGCCGGTTGTTTTCAAAATTTGTCTTGATGCTGCGGCTGAGCATTTGGGGTAAAATCACCGTAATATGAGTTTTGCCAAACGAAAGATGAGTGTagaagaaaaacagtttttgattcaCTTCCTCTGATCTGGTGCCATAAGCAATCCACAAATCACATTTTGGACACAACGTGAGTACAGTGCCACCCTGGTGGTCTGCCATGATGTGGTGCAAGTGGTTTTACTGGTCACTCACTAATGTCCACAGAATGGAAAGAAGAATAAATACTAAACACCATTTCAAAACAGATTTCCTCTAAACAACCTTCTGGTTATCAGTaatgagaaccagaattacttGCTTTAGACAACAATGTAGGCCTCGCAGACCTCAAAGGGTATAAAAGCAGTAATTACCCTTCCTGTCATACGATTCACACACTGCAATTTATTACTTCCGGATCCATTATCCTGTGGTTTACGCACATGCATTAGAAGCATATATGAGCACGCAAAGttctctgcttttcatttgcaaGACAAATGCTGCAGTTCAGGTCCCTCACAGAGAGGTAGAGGCTGTCTGCAGGTGCCATGGACCCTTCACTGATGTACTTTAGTTTAGAAGTACCAGATTACTTCACAGCGGTATATGAAGAACCGAGGTTAGACAGGCATGGGCAGCTCTCTGGAAGTTCTATCAGCAATGCCCTGTGGCTTTGGTGTATACAGGAGACACATCAGCAAGGCTGCAAAAGCACAGTCAGGATCCTAAATGTTGACGAATTATGAAAGAAAGGTTCAACTGCTTGAAGCTTCATTGTTTTTGGTGAAGCCTGCCCTTAAGTCATGGCTGGTGAATTCCCTGTgcctttcttccttttcattttattaaaaaatatatacatacacacatacatacagtttaatacataatatatatattaatacacACAAAGATAATATTCTTGTAATTGCAGTTATTGTGTATAAATCCCTTCATTCTTTACTCATGTGAATAAACAGTTGCACAAGAGGCCGTAGTGAACTAATGCAAACAGTTCTAAAGCCAGGCGAAGGTGCTCAACAGACTTCAGTTGCATCGCTGCAGATCAGTGGAGACAAACCGCGAACAGGTGTATCAATTTCACCGAAACTGAATTACAAGCATTACCAAGCAAATTATGTTTATGTTGTAGCTGTTGTTGTGCATTCTGCAACAGTTCATGAGAACGGCATCTTGGCAAGAGTTTGAAGAGATCGTGTTGTATCCCATCTTGTCCAGCTTAACAACAATTTATAAAATCATTTCAAGAGCTTCGCTGCAAGGCTGCTCAGCAGTAAAAGAAACCACATAAAAATGAATCAGACGACAAAAGAGGGCACATTGTCATGGAACTTGCAGCACAATTCCTTAGCTTTACAAGATTTAAAAGGCatgatgagtggtttcagaaatCCTGTTTAGGGTAGTTATACATTTCAAGCATTTTTGCTTGTGCCTTCCTTGGTGTGCTGAGGGGGTCTCATCCTTTCAGCTGCACCAACATGCCTTCTACACTACCCTGTATTTTAGTTTACtttctacttttttctcttctgcactGAGGgaataataaacttttaaaaatacaaaccatGATACGTTACCACTGTTAAACCTAGCCTGTTTTTTATAAGCCATCTTAAATAACCAGCttgtatttacacattcatagGCATTTGggaaattttaaaatagctttaaaacaaaagaaaaactgaaaggaTTAACTCCGCAATATGGGCCCCTGTGCTACAGATAACAattgcaaattttcaaagatttcCAAAcctttttcagttaattttaaattgtgccTTCGccatttcttaaaatttctgCCCGTAGCACAATGAATCCAACCTGTTTTTAGATTCCAGGCCCACAGAAAACAAAGTTATGAATGACTTCCAGTCCCAAACATGTTCACAAGTTGTGGAGTCAGGACATATACCTTCCATATTAAAAGCaaactgttaaaaatatatttccctCTATACATCatatgaaaaagttttttttttttttttttttaaaactcaactTAGAACTTACCCCCAAGTTCCTTTACATTCAGGATGGCATTCTGGAATGGGACAGCTTTGATGCTaaaacctgaaaaataaatttgaatcaGATTAGGTGATTAAGTTATgattcagctttaaaaaaaaaaaatgttgtgcctGAAAAACAGTGAAGGTCACGGTAAATGAAGTCTAGCTCAAGTTTTATGTATTcgttttctgaaaaatattctgaaacGTGCTATAGACATTAAGAATAATTTAGTGACATGCTTACCAAGCATTACACCATGCTTTCTGAATTACTCCCATTTGACCATTTTTCACAACCAGTTAAtttcattacagtattttacttatGTATAATTCAACTGTGTTGCAGTTTTACATATTTCAGCCTTTACATTCCTGTTACAGTATAAATTAAGTTCTTTTGCATTACTTTGAATTCTAAAACATAATGCTCTCATCTgaggtgtttttaaaaatgttaaaataaagcaGGAGAAAAACCGTAAGTAGTAAGGCGAGTCACTGTGCCACGTAACCTGGAATAGTGCACTTAAAAGTCTTCGGTACTTATTTGTTGTGGTTGTTTAATTTGTAATGTAAAACAACATGTTAAGTTCACTCTTGCCTTTACATCACTGGAGTCAttcaaaatgcagcaaaataaatagttttaaacaaactttgtttttaaaaaaattctgattaCAAATTATCCCCCCCTCCAAATAATTGTGTTTTGTGAATTGTACTGAGATATTTAAACAGTATCTTGGATTTgcatatacaaaaaatagttttggtaatgaaataaattaaaggcTGCAGTATGTTCCTCATAACTCTGAAGCAGTTATAAGTTGGTTAGACCACTAACCAATTTATTGGCAGTGGggtaatgtaaaaataaaaaaaggctgTGCTTCAGGTTTCATTGCTGCCCTATTGGCTTGTTGAGGAGAGGCTGCCGTACCTGTGGTTGGCACTATGTTGTCGGTGCCTTCACTGCACAGGCGCGAGAGCAGACTGGTCTTTCCGGCACCCGTCAGTCCTATACACACCACATCGTACTCCGGCCGGGGCGGTGGGGGTCCTTTGCAACAAAGTGCTCGGAAACactgagcaaaaaaagaaaaagaacacacGGTAGTTTAAACCACGGTATCGGTTTAGGGCATGCCTTCAGCTGAAAAGCCATTTGTTGTGTGGCTCGCACAGAGTCATCACTATCCAGGAACTTAATGGCAGTCACTACCAGGGTATCCAACCATATCTGACACTCTTGATTCCTAGTGGGAAATTCCTGTCCATAGGCTACTTCATAGAGAAACTAAGAACatatttgtctttaaaaaaaaaaaaaaaaaaattatgacaaaTATCTAGCACAGCAAAAACTTGTTACTGTTCTCTCTTTGGGTAGGTAAGATATTACATTTGGGAACCTGTTACGACACCACATATTTTCCAGTCTTTTTTCTTATACTGGTATCTATGGCAACAAGCGTTGACAatacaaacagaacaaataagAGTGTAccatatgaaaattaaaatatttcattaacttAGCAATCCGTCATTTCGTAGAGTAATACCCAGAATACAAAAACCTGTATTCATGTCACATTTTGCGGCAATTTCAGTAATCAAGTTTGCTGACACCAACACTGTGCAGGCTGTTCAGTTTCCCATCTATTCATTGCAGCTGTAAAATTTGCACTCTAGATATGTTTAGGTGGCCGTACACCGGTAACTAATACTATTACcccactgcctgaaaccacagGAACTCACACCTCAATAAACTAATTATTGGTTGTTGGGTTATCGAATCATCCATTCATTTCCCCAAAAAGCTCATGGGCCTCAGGTGTTTGGTTATTCGCTGACAATACACGCTGGCAGAGGGCCAGAAGAAAGTCTGTGTTTGAACAAATCTGTCTGTGGGTGTCTGTCGTAGCTTAGCAAGAACCGTGGGTTTAATCCTTCATGATTGTGGAATGTCTTAATTCGGTGATTACATAATGCATCTGCTAGCATACTTGTGTTTTTCTAATAAGACACTTTAATGTAAATTGCCAGTTTTATTCACATGTATGGACAAGATGAACACTTTATTATAGTTCTCATCTGCTGCTTTGATAGAAGATTACACAATTCCCTACACAGCGGAATATTTTACCAAAGCAACATAAGTTTTGCAATGGGTGTAACAACTTGGGAGAATAGTCTATTTGGTCCAGCCCTACTCCCTTCTAAATCCATAGTACCCTTTGGCCAGGTAACTTAGCCAGAATTCCTTCAGGAAATAAACACTGTAGAAAACACTGTAGTAACTGGTGAAGTTACTTTGGACAGCATTTGCTAAGCAACAGATTATTAACCATGTATAATTTTCCCCAGATAAGGCCATGTCCATGACCTCCACATTACCTAGTGTCAGTAAGAGCGtcttcattatcatcatcactaGGAAGCCCCAGAATGCAAGGACATATTTGAGCCCCCCCAAGATTAGTGACCCCCCTCCCCTAAGTCAAACCTACATCTCACCATGTATCTGGCATACACAACTTTTGCAGATGCCCCATGTGACTCCTACCCTGACAGTGACCGGTGGGGGCACTTTTCAGCACCCACTATATGATGAAAGTGTCATTTCTATTTCCGGCCCAAGGGCAAGCACCCATACGCTCACCAAGTTTTACAGAGGGCCCAGGGCAGACCCAGCATGGTGGTACCTCACCAAAATGCTACACGAAGTGGCACGCTGGAAGTGGAGGGGGGCCAATGTGGAGAATTCTTGATCCCATCCTGGAACACCGAACTGTTCTTTATGATCACTGGCTCACCCAAGAGTATGAgggtgtgtatttttgtgtatgtatgtgcaaAGGCGAGGACACAGCTGCTCTGAAAATGCCTGGCAGCGGTCACAACAGCCAGGTTTAATATTGGTAAACAGCAGACATTTGAACTGCTGCAATAAGAGTGTGGATGCAATGACTTTCagaatggaaaaatattttattaataaagctAATGATTTCAAAGTCTTGGCAAGCCTCTAAACAGAATGTCACATTATTGCTGACCTAAGCACATCCTTTTGACTGGGGGGAGGGCAAGATGGCAGCGTGTGCAGACGCAGCGACTCTGCTCTCCCTCAGAACAGCAGTAGCTTTCAGCGCATATTACTGAAACACCGATACTACTGACACCCCATATTACTGACCTCAGTTAATTTTCACCACTTTCATCCCCTCAGAGACCCTATGCCCCCCAGAGCCCATCGGAACTTCCATCCCACCAACGAGGCAGCATGGGTGGTGGAGGGAAACGGAAGCAGGGATGTGAGCTGGGCCACGTGCGCAGCTAAAGGCTAACCTGTTTCTCACCAACTCCAGCTTCAGATTTGACATTACCTTCATCCCCTCAGAGATCCTATGCCCCCCTCAGTCCCCGAGATCAGAAGCGGATCGGATGAGGGACTccaggaagagcagaagaggaCTGTGCATCTATGTGAACAACAGTCGGTGCAGTAGGTTATACATCCCCCCAACAAGCCAAGGCTACATTAGCATTGGAAAAGCTACATGAAAGAACTTCAACATTTCAGTCTAATTcttattatctatttatttacttagtgttctttttctgttgctgtttttatgaGAGCTGCCACACATTTCGTTGTATTGaaattgcatacaatgacaaagtatctCATCTCATTAAATGTCAAGGTCATAATAAAGCAAAGTGACAAGGTAGATACAACAGTCTTTGGCAGTTCTCATACCAAAGTGCAAACAGAATGCACAGGTCCAAAACAAACCGATTGAAGCCTCAAAGCGCAGGGATGCACTGTTTACTTCTGGACAGGCTGGAACTCAATAGGATCACCTGGAGCTGGAGCAGCCACTCTTCCCATGAAAGGTGTTTGTGATGCAAGCATGATGCCAGGTCCCACACCTAAAGGTGAAGAGCGGTGAGCCTCTGAAACCGCGACCCCAAGCACACCGGGTCCCCTTTGACACTAGACAGCCTTGCCCTTGTCGACTGAAAGGGTGATTTATGAGGATACTTGGGTAAGAAGCTcgaaagagggaaaaacaaatCACTCCAAAGTGAAGGCCCGTTGTTCCGATGCTCTCAGGAAACTCTGAGTCACTCCATTCTGTCACTCCACCGTCCTGCCGGCCTCCACGCTCCTTTTAACCTTTAAGTGCATTTCCAGTGAACATGTGGAGCTCCAAGTGTGCTCTAGTGCTGCCTCCTTGACCCAGGTTAGCAAAACACCTGTATACGGCATCTCCCGTTCATCTCCACTAGTTCACATATTTATGCAAATTCTCAGTAAATTCAGGCGTGACACGAGCGGTCGTCAGAAAGCTGCTAACTTTCGCGGTTCCCAGCAGACATTTATGGAACTCCTTATATTTCCAGATGAGCTGTTAATGACAACTGAGGGAACTGGTATCAAAACACAGACTCAACCTTTCTTAGGCCATGTCTCCCTTCAAGAAGCTGAGGAAACCTAGGAACTCCTCctagggaaaaaaagaaaaaaaaaaaaattgtactgtgTTTCAATGAAGCTTGATTACCTTCACTAGAATTAGTCATACACACTAACAACACacaattattgtatttttaacttttatttagtttgtcAGTTCCAAAGCAAACAAGAGCTTTTCGGACCCCCTGAAGGCCATCCATGAAACCTGCTTATGAAGCAGAGCTTTAAGTGAATAAACTTAAAGATCCCATGATCTAAGAACTTGCACAGTTGCGATAGCGTTAAAGGGAATTAGGGCTATCAATAGTTTAACTGTCCAactgttaaaatacaaaaaaagaattataaaCACTATTAGCACTGACTTCATagctttgttcaaggcaacttacaatgttagatacactaaaCTAACGACAATCATTTATCCGTGTACACCGCatagcagtgtaacacacttgTCAGTCACACCCTAAGGGTGACAGAGTCAGAGGTTCATCTGAACACACACCTTTGTACCCAGAGCGAAGCCATGAACGCAGAGACAATATGCCTACTCCATGCTAACTGAGCAGAACCCTTTTCCAGTCCCAGCCTAGGAGATGTGAGACAcaagagagcagagcagatAGCGCTTTACTGTAAGGCTACTTCAGAGAAAACCGGCATACTCAGAGGTCTACCAGGACAACAATGGAGTGCCCCTGGCGTAGCTGATGTGTTTTCCCCCACCAAACGCAAATAAAACGTGGCAAATTTGTAGAGCTGAGTATTGCATCAGAGAATTTCCAGTGAGTTAATTAATTAAGATACCCAAGAATACTGGAGCAGGGCCTCCCCAGGTATAGAAACCCTCAGGTAACAGGTCAATATCCATATCTAACCTGTTCCTCACTTCCTACCATTAGAAAAAGGTCTGTGAAACCTTTGACATAGtcactttttatatttctacatCTGGTATTTCTAACCCATGAGTGCCCAGCTACTCCCTTCTGAGGAAGTAAACGAGCGAACAAGAAGG encodes the following:
- the LOC108925066 gene encoding ADP-ribosylation factor-like protein 15; this translates as MDYLCFRALCCKGPPPPRPEYDVVCIGLTGAGKTSLLSRLCSEGTDNIVPTTGFSIKAVPFQNAILNVKELGGADTIKKYWSRYYQGSQGVIFVLDSACSEEDLEAARTELHSALQHPQLCTLPFLILANHQDKPAARSVQEIKKYFELEPLARGKSWILDASSVDNMDAVKESFSQLIKLLEEKDAETGRI